One Deinococcus humi genomic window, GATCGGGCTGGATCGGTGATCTCGTCGAACAGGCGACGCATGGATTCCTTGTCGCCCTGCGCGGCATCAAAGCTCACCACCGTCATGCGCTGCTGGGTCACGCCCTCGAACTGAAGCGGGTGACCCGCCTGGTCCGCGAGCTGGGTCATGAATTCGCGCTGTGTCCTGCCGTTGCCTTCGCGGAAGGGGTGGATCTGGTTGAGGTCACTCAACACGTCGGCGGCCTGGCGGCTGAAGGCCTCACGGGACAGGCCGCGCAACCTGTCCTGTTCGGCCAGGCTCGCAAGCACGCCGTCCAGCTTCGCATTCACCGTGGACGCTCCCTCAAAAGCAGTCGTCGCCTTGATGAGCTGCGGGGGCTGCGTCTCGCGCTGGCCTTCCAGGATGAGGGGATCGCCGCGCGTGGTTCCGGCCCACTCGTACACGTCCCCAAAGGTGTGCTGGTGGATGGCGCGCAGGTGGTCCGCATCGAAGTGGCCACGGGTGGCAGCGGGGGCGCTGCCGTCCTTGATCTCTGTCGCCCGCAACGCGCTGTAGTCGCGCTCGGCCTGTGAAAGCGTCCCGGCATCAAGGATGCCGAGACGGTTCTTCATCACTCCGTTTTCGTCTGTGTACGGATCAAGCCCTGCCACCGTTAGCGGCGGTACTTGGCCTCCAGCCGGGCCTGAATCTCTGCGGTGGTCATGGTGCCGTCAGCGTAGGCGTCCAGCATGGTCCGCATGTCCTGACCGAGCGGCATCCCTTCCATGGCGCTGCTGTGGGCCACCGACCGGACCATCTTGCGGCGCTTCTCGCGAGCTCCGGCCTCCACCACTCCAGCCTCGGTCTGGGCGCGCAATTGTTCATCAAGCGTGGTCATGGCGTGGCCCTCCTGGACAGTATTTTAGCAGAAAATGCCGCTGTCCTGAAAGAGAACTGACCTTCAAAAGCTGACCGAGCGGTCTTGAATCGGATCTACCTCCGACGGCGAGGGCATGGGCGGCGGCGCTGGCTGGTACTGGGCCATCCCCCAGATCTTTTGAGCGATTGGAGCAGCGAAAGACCCCTCTCATGGTGAAGGCGATTTCATCGGCCCGTGGAGAAATCTTTTGTGGGGCATGGCGGCGCTCCTGGGGATTACCGAACTACTCAGGCGATTGGAAGGGTGACCCCCCGCGCGGGGGCCCCCGGCAGCTCAGATCCGAGGACCGCGCAGCAGCTCCACCTGGGGCAAGTCCAGCGGGGCGACGCACCCGAGGGAGGAGTGAGGCACCTGCGCGGGCCAGTCGGCGCGCTGCTGGCGCTGGGCCTGCACCTGGGCCGGGGGCGTGCCGTACTCGCTGAACGGGCGCACGAAACGGGCGGAGATCCAGCATGCGGCGGGCGCGCCCGGCCACAGCTCAGCCAGCACTTCGCGGCGGCGCAGCTCAGCAGCCAGTTGCTTTTCAGAGTCGGCCCGCACGTCCTTCATGTCTTCGGCGGTCACGTCATCAAACTGTCGCAACATTTCCAACAGGGTGCTCAGTTCGGCGCGGGGGCCTCTGGGTGGTGGCCAGGGTTGTGCTCTCCTGCATGGGCGGCGCTCCTCTGGGTTAAGGT contains:
- a CDS encoding Fic/DOC family protein, which produces MKNRLGILDAGTLSQAERDYSALRATEIKDGSAPAATRGHFDADHLRAIHQHTFGDVYEWAGTTRGDPLILEGQRETQPPQLIKATTAFEGASTVNAKLDGVLASLAEQDRLRGLSREAFSRQAADVLSDLNQIHPFREGNGRTQREFMTQLADQAGHPLQFEGVTQQRMTVVSFDAAQGDKESMRRLFDEITDPARSRVLQRGFDTLHQRYGDQVQQVYLTSTTAGETYAGQLQHKDRQHFIMDSTGDKVVGHPQDLPKGSSAGDVVKITATPIPSLAQEKQMQRGRHLEY
- a CDS encoding antitoxin VbhA family protein, whose translation is MTTLDEQLRAQTEAGVVEAGAREKRRKMVRSVAHSSAMEGMPLGQDMRTMLDAYADGTMTTAEIQARLEAKYRR